The sequence GGACTTCAGCGGATAGGGGCGGTTCACAGGGAAATAGCTCCAGAATTGAGTCATAGCCACGAGGAGTGGAAGAAACCTGTACTTCGAGCTCATTTCTTGCAGTAAGCCTTCTTCCCACGCAGGTTTGGTGGCATGCAGGCCCTGCACCTTCCCACTGCCGAGCACATGGCCCCCGTGCTGCCCATGTGTGGCCTTTGCCACCATTTGGATGAAGCTTTCTGGAGCAGGAGCTTTGCCTTCTGAGTTTTCAAACAGAGCGGTGTGCACTTGCAGTGGTAGAGATGTTCTTTGTGCAGAGCAAAGAGACACAAACATGGTGGCACACTGAATTCTTTGTTCACTCTCAGTGCAAGCCCAGGACAGGGGCTGGCAGCATGGAGCTGAGCTGAAGTGCCTGCCTTGGGCAGCTCTCCTCCACGTAGCACTGTAGTGTAGCACGTAGCACGTAGCACCTCCGCGCTACACGGAGGTGTTCTGTCTGCCAGGAGACATTTATTCCCGCTGGTTTTAAAGTACAGACATTCAACCCTGCACAGGTGGAGCTGAGCTCCTCCAGGGCGATGGAGGGAGGGTCatcccctccctgcagctccttcacAAGCTCGTGGAACTGAGAAAATGCCCCCGGGCGTGAACGAAACTCTTTGACGTCACGAGCGCCCATTAAGAGTTTATGGGCCGAGAAGCGGAGCAAAGGGAACCTCGAGGAGGGCTGACCGCAGCCCGGTGTTCCGGTGTCTCCTCCTGTCCCGCTGCTGCGGGTGTCCCACGGTGCACGCAGGACGTGGGAGGTGCCCGGGGCCGCCTCTCTCTTAAATCCCGGCGCTGCGCCGGGCGGGCAGGGTGCTGGCAGCATGAGGGCGGGCGGTTGGCTCCTGCTCGGGCTGCTGGCCCTCGGCGCCCCGCTGCACGCCGCGCCCGCTGCAGGTGAGCACGGCCCCGCGGCCAGGGCGGCGCTGCGAGGTCGGTGAGGCGCGCTGTGCGGAcggctctgctttgctctttgtgTCTGAGCACTTTCTGTGTGTTCAGACCTCCTAAGCTTCGGGTTCTACACAACGCTAAATATCATGCAAGTTCGGTTCAGAGCCCACCGGCTGCAGACgcttctcttgctttctgttaCTTCCTTCTGACGCTGCTTTTCTGGCGCTGTTGGCTGGGACCGGGGCTCCCCATACCCGGAGCGCTGGAGGATGCAGCCCGGCTCTGCCCGGATGGGGCTGGTGCCAGGGGGGTTCTTTGCCTGGAGGCTGAACCCCGGTGAGGACAGAGCCCGCAGTGGCACCAGCACACAGCCGCAGTGCTGGGGAGGTGCTTCCTTCACCCCGACCTGTGCCATGGACTATATGCACGTTCCAGCCATGCTCCCAGCAACCCCTCCGAGGCTTTCAACCTGCGAGCGCATTTGCAAGAGGGAAAATTCCCATGAAAGAatcatttttcctccttacttttctttttccctcaagAAAAATGGCCAACtttcaaagaaatggaaatcacATTTCTGTCTGTATGAGCAGCAAGCTGATTTTAGAGCAGTGTTTAAAATTCTGCCTGTCTCCTCTTCCAGAGCACTCAACTTGCAGCTCACTACAAGTTGGGCTGTTTGATGTTTAAGCCCAGACTAGCAGGCAGTAACTGCTCAGTGTCAGCCAGacgtgctgctgctctgcaaagagGCTCTGGGGCCACTGCACTGCGATGAAAATGTGTCTGCAGAAATACCTTCATCATCTCCTAAGTGTTCTCCTTTAGAAACTTGAATTTCTTTAGGTCTCGGATAAGTAGTGACTTGAAGCCTTTCGGCTTGCCAGCTGTCAGTGGCTGTGATGCCTTCCTTCCTAACGTTTTGGTCCCATTCCATTTTAGAGAGGAGCTGTGAGGCAGGCAATGTatgtcagcagtgtgctgtgctatttctgtgtgttttcttgctATTGCTTAACAAAAAACCATGTGCCCTTGCTTCACAACTATGCTCAGTGCCGTATTTATGCCCTGGTTAAATAATACGCAgcatcttcatttcattttgctaaGAACTTGCTGCCGTCGGTGTTTCatctttctccatttcctccATCAGGAAGGTGTAGCCCAGGGCTGCACGGAGCAGCAACCATCCTCCCCGTGACCCAGCCACCGGTGGCGGTGCCAGCAGACACccggtgctggcagcaggacgGCACCCAGAGCccatctgtgcagcagcagccgggggcagagcagggcagtgcagagcagcacctgcaTGAGGAGCGGCCGGCGGTGAGACCTGAGCCTGAGAGTGGAGAAGGGAGCAGGGAGAAGCCAACAGCGGGCAGCACACCTGCAGCGAGGGAAAAGCAAGAGATCACAAAGAAACCCAGCGTGGGGAAGAAGCCAGGGTgtgaggggaagggaggggcgGGGGAAAAGCCAAAGATAACGCCAGGAGCAATGGCAAAACCGGGgagtgggggtggggggaaattGGAGAGTGGAGGGAAAACTGAGAGTGGGAAAAAGCCAGGGACTGGGGGAAAGCCAGAGGGTGGAGAGAAACCCGTGCTGGGGGAGAAGCCGGAGGTGGGGGGAAAACCAGAGGCTGGGGGGAAACAGGAGAGTGGGGAGAAACCTGAGTCGGGAGAGAAACCGAAGTCTGAGCATGGAGACGGTGAGAAGGGTGATGACAGTGATGacgatgatgatgatgatgacagTGATGACGATGTTGATGAGAAAAAAGAggatgaggatgatgaggacGATGACCATGATTATTACTATGGCTACAATGATGATGAGGGCTATGATGATGGCAATAATGGTGGTGGTAACGATGGCAGTGATGACTATGGTGGAAATGATGAGAATGACTATGGAGATGACGGTGGATACGGTGACAGTGATGACTGAAGATTACAGTGGTGAAGATGGCAGcgatgctggcagcagctgccacagTGATGCTCGGTgaccagcactgcaggatgtGTGCAGGGCACAAGGTGCGAGgacagcccagggcagggggcACACGGAGCTGCCCCCAACCTCCCTTCACCTCATTCTGCCAGGGCCAGTCCTGAACACCAGCGCTGTTTTGGGCAGGACCTTCTATTTCCTAATAAATCCCACAATGGGCCACTTGTTCAACTCTACAAGCTGTCCCTTGTCACAGTGCCTGGCATCTCCAAGCCATCTGCGAGCTTGCAATGGATGTACCATTCCCAGCTTCTTCCATAAACCCAGAGATGGCCCTGACACATCACAGCCTGGGTGAGCAGCCTGGTGTGAGGGCTCCGGGCAGGACGTGTGTGCTGGCCTCAGAACCAGCTGGCTGCCATGGCACTTTTCTCCCACAGGGGCTGGGGGTACAACCAGCGTTCACCAGGAGGCTGACACCACAGGAACCAGCAGAGCTCATTGCAGATGGGCTTTAATAGTAAGGAAGAAGCACAGAGACCCCCATGCCCAGTTCTGAGCTGAAGGTGGAggggtggatttggggtgggggaTGATGGGTGCTCGCTCTGCAGTCGATGGATGAGTCCATGTCTGGCTGCCCAGCTATCTGACACGAGGCTGCACAAGTGGGGTCCTTGGTCCAGGTCCAAACAGAGGCTAGGTGAACCCTGGGGAGGGATAGGAGCACCCTAAGCCTTTGGCACACTGGGCCATTCCCGAGTTTGCTGGTCATGGTGCAAGGGTGTTCTCTGCTGTGGGGACACAGCATCCCAGGCCCTCCCCGTAGCCCCGTCCCTACTCACCTGCAGCCACCAGCCGGGCCcagaggcagcagagccccagcagcagcagcagcgacaGCACCCGCATGATGCAGGGATGGCAGTGTTGGGGCCACGTCGAGTACAGGCAGGGCTTTAAATCCTCCCCAGGACAGAGGCTGGTGCCAATGACCGTGTCCCTGCCACAGCTTCGTCCAAGCGTGACCCTCACATCCaggggctggtgctgctggacacagcaggcagggagcatAGAGGTAGGGGATAGGGGctggctgctttgctttgggctctgagcaaccccAAGAACTGAGCTGTGCCATGatgtgctgcagcacccagcatgcCAGGGATGAGTAAGGGGCCAGGTGGGCAGCGGGGGCTGGGGACCCCACTTGGGGCTGGGCACTGCAGGGCAGGTGGAGGAGGCTCCTGGGCCAGGCGGTGTGGAGCAGCCCGTGGTGCCCTGGCAGCTCTCAGGGCATTGTTCTGCCACCAGGAACAATTGCTGGCTCCTGAGGGACGTCCTGTGACCGGACATGGTCCATAGCCTTGTTTTGCCCGAGCCTGGCTCTGTGGCTGggggctgagctcagctggTGGCCACCAGCCCCCCACTCTGGGGTGCCGGCGGGTCCCAGTGCTGAGGATGGGGATTGGAAATGATGTGGGAAGCCAGGATGGGGGCCTGAGTGCCTGTCAcactgtgctggagctgcctctCACCTCCTACTCCATCCTCAGCCACAGCTCTGACTGTGCCTCAAGCCCTGCAGTGACAGCTCAGGTCCCGGCTCTTCCCACTGAagccccccagcactgcagccgtgctgtcccaggagctgctgctccaccaTATGCAGGACACAAAGTGTGGGCATGGCAATGCTGGGGCTTCCCCTGCAGcaccaggtgctggcagcaggattGCTGTGTCAGGCTgtgcaggcaggctgctggcacgtgtgtgtgtgcgtgtgcgaTGCCAGCTGGGCACGTGTGTGAGCGTGCAAGCCACGCTCTGTAAGCACATACATGCAGCCCGAGCTGCTTGTGTGCTGTGTGCCCAATGAACCGTgcacacacgtgtgtgtgtgtgtgtgtgctgtctGAGCTGCCTGCATGCACAACTGCACGTTTGCTGTGGGAAGGGGAGCAGCTGGGTGCAATGACACTGCTCCTCGCCCCTGCCCAGTGTGGGCTATGGGGACAGACCCTCCCCACTTGTGTCCTCCCCAGGGAGAGTCGGTGCTGATGGGTTCAGTGTGGGGCCAGCGGGCgttgctgcactgcagcactcaCTCTGCCCTTGGCTCTGCCCTGCCATGCCCAGGGTGGCACAGCCCTGTGGCCTGGTTCCTGCCGCCCTGGGAGGTGCCACATTCCTGGGTGCTCTCTGAGCTGGCCCGATCGCTATTCCTGCTAAGGTGGAGgtctgcccagcactgctgtgagtcAGGCCGAGTGTccccagggcagggcaggatggggctgtccatgcagctctgcagctctgggcatTCCCCTGTGTGGTTCCCAACTTCTCCCTGCCTGGAGCCCCCCGGTGCTGTGAGCCCCATCATCCCCCACTCGGCCCACTGGACAGAGGAGGCCATTCTGGAATATGATGTCGGTGGTTGTAATGACTGCCTGGGTAGGTGAGGTACTGCAGAGAGATAGTGGTGGAAAATTGTAGCCCTGTGGATTTTGGTTCTGTGGCgtggccctgctgctgggtgctgggctggAAGGTCCTGTGCAACTGGGGGATTTCTCAGATAGCCCAGGACAGTGGGAGAGGCGTGGGCTGAGCTGTAgtggtggggaggtgggggccCCAGCTTGTACCACTTCTCTGGTATCCTGTGCCCAGATATTGCTGGGGGTCTCAGTCCCCTGAGATTTGGGGGAAAGCTGCAATGGGGCAGAGGCATGCGGGTGGCACCTCCCTCTGGACCTCACCTGGGTCCAACTTTCCTGCCTCTCCCCGCAgagctttcctcttccttgaCTTCCCCATGGGACAGTAATTACAACAGTAATTAGGAAGACAATTATTCCTGCTGAATGGGAAGAACTTAatctgcttctctctgcctctgctggTTTCACCTCATGCACACCCACGTGCAacaggtgctgctgggtgctggggtgTGTGCACTGCCCCAGGTCTGTCCTGTTGGTGTCTGTGCCAgggctgcaaggagctgcaagCAGGTGGGGGGCAGTGTCCCCATCCCAATTCCATCCCAATTTCCACCCCCTTCCCCACTCCTACTCCCACTCCCACTCCCACTCCCACTCCCACTCCcactccccttcccttcccgtcccatcccatcccatcccatcccatcccatcccatcccatcccatcccatcccatcccatcccatcccattcccactCCCACTCCCACTCCCACTCCCACTCccactcccctcccctcccctcccctcccctcccctccccctcccctcccctcccctcccctcccctcccctcccctcccctcccctccccatcccaccaCAGCCCCAACATGCTGCTGGGCACCCTGAGGGCTGCACTAGGGCATCCTTCCCGTCCTACCAGTCCCCCCGGCTTTAGGGCTGTGGCCGAGATGTCGCCGAGGAAGCCGGGCCGCTGGGTGCGGCTCGTTACCCGCACGGCAGGAATTAGCAGTGCTGCGGCGCCAGCCCCATACCGTCCGCCCTGCCGACGCACCTTAAATCCCAGCCCACCACACCCGGGGCGCAGAGCCGGCAGCCGTGGGCACCATGGAGCAGCAAGCctgtctcctcctcctcctcctcctcttgctcCCCATTTCTGCACGGTCAGTCCCGGCCCCACACGTGCCTGGAAGAGAGGAGCAGATGGGGACAGGTGAGTGTGTGGGGGCACTTCCTGAGGAGGGGATGCTCAGGGAGCCCAGTTGGTGCAAGCAGccgtggggctgtgggggtgGGGGCTGTGAGGTCTGACCTATGAGGCTGCTCAGCCCTGGTCGCTGTGTCCCTCAGCAAAGCCCGGGTATTGTCACCACATCTCGGAGGTGGAGAGCCCTCTGGACCAGGACTGCAGCTCGTGCCACAAGAACGCCTCCTGCTCCCACTGTGCTGGCGACTCCGACTGTCCTGGTGCCACCAAGTGCTGCCCCGGCAAGTGCGGCCACATGTGCCAGCAACCGGTGCTCGGTGAGGGCCAGCAGTGTGTGGGGGTCTCGGTGAGGGGGGGGGTGAGATGCCAaccctgagctctgcctgcGCCAGGGATGAGGGATGTGGTTTCCTGGGGAGGTGGGTGCAGACCTGGCTCTGGGCAGGGAGGCGTTCGGTGCCACGGGGACCCGGAGCGCTCTCCCCTTGAGCCTTGTCCTCGGCTCACTTCAGCCCTTGGGACTGCCCAGACTTCTGCTACCTGCCCTCGGTCTGCGGGAACTGCAAGGCGCTCTTCATCCGCTTCTTCTACAACGCGTCCAGCCAGCAGTGCGAGGAGTTCATTTACGGCGGCTGCGGTGGGAACAGGAACAACTTTGAGACTGAGCGGGAGTGCTCCCAGGCCTGCTCCCACCTGCGCTCCCAGCCACGCCAGCGGGGCTCCCACCGCCCCCTGCCCCGTGGGGAGAcgctccccacagccctgctcccagccccacacctctcAGCTCCGGGTGCCCAGTAACACCTCCCCGCCATGCACAACCCCAGCCTGGGCAGATATCCCTGTCCCCATGgctgggtggtggtggtggtcatggtggctgtgctggggccgTGGCTTGCCCAGGAAGCATGGCACAGGGCTGAGGTGCCAGCAACAACCCGGCTGCCCCTCTATGCTGTGCCCTGCCTGGAggagcccagccctgccaggAGCCGTGCTGCTGTCAATACAAGGACGGGTCATTGAGCAGGTCTGGCTCCTGTCCTTCCTGCCCCAGGTCTCGGATCcagccatcccagcacagctcctgcttaCATCTAAATTGGTTTCCGCTCCCGGTTCTGCCCTCAAGCTGCAGATGTGACCTGGCCAGGTCCTAAAGCGATGGCGAAACATCCCCACTTTGATGGGG comes from Lagopus muta isolate bLagMut1 chromosome 16, bLagMut1 primary, whole genome shotgun sequence and encodes:
- the LOC125701191 gene encoding translation initiation factor IF-2-like codes for the protein MRAGGWLLLGLLALGAPLHAAPAAGRCSPGLHGAATILPVTQPPVAVPADTRCWQQDGTQSPSVQQQPGAEQGSAEQHLHEERPAVRPEPESGEGSREKPTAGSTPAAREKQEITKKPSVGKKPGCEGKGGAGEKPKITPGAMAKPGSGGGGKLESGGKTESGKKPGTGGKPEGGEKPVLGEKPEVGGKPEAGGKQESGEKPESGEKPKSEHGDGEKGDDSDDDDDDDDSDDDVDEKKEDEDDEDDDHDYYYGYNDDEGYDDGNNGGGNDGSDDYGGNDENDYGDDGGYGDSDD